In Janibacter alkaliphilus, the following proteins share a genomic window:
- a CDS encoding aspartate-semialdehyde dehydrogenase → MHIGVFGATGQVGQVMRDLLLERDFPVTSVRYFASARSAGTTLPWGEQQITVEDTATADFSGLDIALFSNGGSTSKEWAPKVAAAGATVIDNSSAWRKDPEVPLVVSEVNPDDLDDIPKGIVANPNCTTMAAMPVLGPLHAEAGLARLTVASYQAVSGSGGAGLTELDSQLRAGYASGDPKELARDGSALTLPPPEKYVVPVAFNVVPLAGSIVDDGSRETDEEQKLRNESRKILHIPELPVSGTCVRVPVFSGHALAVHAEFDRPISPEQATKLLADAPGVVVTDHPNPLEATGRDEVFVGRVRADQSVPDGRGLVLFVVGDNLRKGAALNAVQIAEELLRRRS, encoded by the coding sequence ATGCACATCGGAGTTTTCGGCGCCACCGGTCAGGTGGGCCAGGTGATGCGGGACCTGCTCCTCGAGCGGGACTTCCCGGTGACCTCGGTCCGCTACTTCGCCTCCGCCCGCTCGGCGGGGACCACCCTGCCGTGGGGGGAGCAGCAGATCACCGTCGAGGACACCGCGACCGCGGACTTCTCCGGCCTGGACATCGCGCTCTTCTCCAACGGCGGGTCGACGTCGAAGGAGTGGGCCCCGAAGGTGGCCGCCGCCGGGGCGACCGTCATCGACAACTCCAGCGCCTGGCGCAAGGACCCCGAGGTGCCGCTGGTCGTCTCCGAGGTCAACCCGGACGACCTGGACGACATCCCGAAGGGGATCGTCGCCAACCCGAACTGCACCACCATGGCCGCGATGCCGGTGCTGGGCCCGCTGCATGCCGAGGCCGGGCTGGCCCGGCTCACCGTGGCCAGCTACCAGGCCGTCTCCGGTTCCGGCGGAGCCGGGCTGACCGAGCTGGACAGCCAGCTGCGGGCCGGCTACGCCAGCGGCGACCCCAAGGAGCTCGCCCGGGACGGGTCGGCGCTGACCCTGCCGCCGCCGGAGAAGTACGTCGTCCCGGTGGCCTTCAACGTCGTGCCGCTGGCCGGCTCGATCGTCGACGACGGCTCGCGGGAGACCGACGAGGAGCAGAAGCTGCGCAACGAGTCGCGCAAGATCCTGCACATCCCGGAGCTCCCGGTGTCCGGGACCTGCGTGCGGGTGCCGGTCTTCTCCGGGCACGCGCTGGCGGTGCATGCCGAGTTCGACCGCCCGATCAGCCCGGAGCAGGCCACGAAGCTGCTGGCCGACGCGCCGGGCGTCGTCGTCACCGACCACCCCAACCCGCTGGAGGCCACCGGCCGCGACGAGGTCTTCGTCGGCCGGGTCCGCGCGGACCAGTCGGTGCCGGACGGCCGCGGCCTGGTGCTCTTCGTCGTCGGCGACAACCTGCGCAAGGGCGCGGCGCTGAACGCGGTGCAGATCGCCGAAGAGCTGCTCCGCCGCCGCTCCTGA
- a CDS encoding CNNM domain-containing protein has translation MTTRLIVGALLAVLVTFVLTLVDAALASVSRVAAEEAEDDGRRGAPALRRVIADLPGHLSVVAFVRAAAEASAAVLVTLAVAEQTDGVLRPLLISIVIMLVVGFVVVGVSPRTLGRQHSTAVALAAAPGIIWLRRLLGPLARLLVTLGNAVTPGAGYRDGPFRSEAELRDLLDLAGENAVIEADERDMLHSVFELGDTLAREVMVPRTDMITIESDKPARKALNLFMRSGFSRVPVVGEDADDILGLLYLKDVVRRLTDEPTAADLPVTRLMRPAPFVPESKPLDGLLREMQQEQKHAAVVVDEYGGTAGLVTIEDILEEIVGEITDEYDREGPGIEDLGEGRYRVPAGLHVDDLAETFEVDIEEEEVDTVGGLIGKTTGRVPIVGATCEVGGLRLVAERMGGRRHRIATVLVERVAAPEDEPTADEARQDEEARG, from the coding sequence GTGACCACCCGCCTCATCGTCGGCGCGCTGCTCGCCGTGCTGGTGACCTTCGTGCTCACCCTCGTCGACGCCGCGCTCGCCTCGGTCTCCCGGGTCGCCGCCGAGGAGGCGGAGGACGACGGCCGCCGCGGCGCCCCCGCGCTGCGCCGGGTGATCGCCGACCTGCCCGGCCACCTGTCCGTCGTCGCCTTCGTCCGTGCCGCGGCCGAGGCCTCGGCCGCGGTGCTGGTGACCCTGGCCGTCGCCGAGCAGACCGACGGCGTGCTGCGCCCGCTGCTGATCAGCATCGTCATCATGCTCGTCGTCGGCTTCGTCGTCGTCGGGGTCTCCCCGCGCACCCTCGGTCGACAGCACAGCACGGCGGTCGCGCTCGCCGCGGCTCCGGGCATCATCTGGCTGCGGCGGCTGCTCGGGCCGCTCGCGCGCCTGCTGGTCACCCTCGGCAACGCGGTCACCCCGGGCGCCGGCTACCGGGACGGCCCCTTCCGCAGCGAGGCCGAGCTGCGCGACCTGCTCGACCTCGCCGGCGAGAACGCCGTCATCGAGGCCGACGAGCGAGACATGCTGCACAGCGTCTTCGAGCTCGGCGACACCCTCGCCCGCGAGGTCATGGTGCCGCGCACCGACATGATCACCATCGAGAGCGACAAGCCGGCCCGCAAGGCGCTCAACCTCTTCATGCGCTCCGGCTTCAGCCGGGTGCCGGTGGTCGGCGAGGACGCCGACGACATCCTCGGTCTGCTCTACCTCAAGGACGTCGTGCGTCGGCTCACGGACGAGCCGACCGCCGCCGACCTGCCGGTCACCCGGCTGATGCGGCCGGCCCCCTTCGTGCCGGAGAGCAAGCCGCTGGACGGCCTGCTGCGCGAGATGCAGCAGGAGCAGAAGCACGCCGCCGTCGTCGTCGACGAGTACGGCGGCACCGCCGGGCTGGTGACCATCGAGGACATCCTCGAGGAGATCGTCGGCGAGATCACCGACGAGTACGACCGGGAGGGCCCGGGCATCGAGGACCTCGGTGAAGGGCGCTACCGGGTGCCCGCCGGGCTGCACGTCGACGACCTCGCCGAGACCTTCGAGGTGGACATCGAGGAGGAGGAGGTGGACACCGTCGGTGGTCTCATCGGCAAGACCACCGGCCGGGTGCCGATCGTCGGCGCCACCTGCGAGGTCGGCGGGCTGCGCCTGGTCGCTGAGAGGATGGGCGGGCGGCGCCACCGGATCGCCACCGTGCTCGTCGAGCGGGTGGCCGCGCCCGAGGACGAGCCGACGGCCGACGAGGCGAGGCAGGACGAGGAGGCACGCGGATGA
- a CDS encoding alpha-ketoglutarate-dependent dioxygenase AlkB, which yields MAALQTSLFDDAPAPTLTPLAPTRHPLTRGAWVDLQPGWLSGGDEVFDRLQRDVPWQAERRQMYDRVVDVPRLTRFYAEHEPLPHPVITSARDALSAHYADELGEPFATAGLCLYRDGRDSVAWHGDRIGRSREQDTMIAIISLGAERVLALRPRDGGSARRFTLGHGDLVVMGGSCQRTWDHAVPKASGVSGPRISVQLRVRGVR from the coding sequence ATGGCCGCGCTGCAGACCTCGCTCTTCGACGACGCGCCAGCGCCGACGCTGACGCCGCTGGCACCGACTCGGCACCCGCTCACCCGCGGGGCCTGGGTGGACCTGCAGCCGGGCTGGCTCTCCGGTGGCGACGAGGTCTTCGACCGGCTGCAGCGGGACGTGCCGTGGCAGGCCGAGCGACGGCAGATGTACGACCGGGTGGTCGACGTGCCCCGGCTCACCCGCTTCTACGCCGAGCACGAGCCGCTACCCCACCCGGTGATCACCTCGGCCCGCGACGCGCTCAGCGCGCACTACGCCGACGAGCTCGGGGAGCCCTTCGCCACCGCAGGGCTCTGCCTCTACCGCGACGGCCGCGACTCGGTGGCCTGGCACGGCGACCGGATCGGGCGCAGCCGGGAGCAGGACACGATGATCGCGATCATCTCGCTGGGCGCCGAGCGGGTGCTCGCCTTGCGACCCCGCGACGGCGGCAGCGCCCGCCGCTTCACCCTCGGCCACGGCGACCTGGTCGTCATGGGCGGCTCGTGCCAGCGCACCTGGGACCACGCGGTCCCGAAGGCGAGCGGGGTGAGCGGACCGCGGATCTCCGTACAGCTGCGGGTGCGCGGCGTGCGCTGA
- the leuA gene encoding 2-isopropylmalate synthase → MMHPQQASAMPVGKYVPFQDQISVELPDRTWPDQVMTAAPRWCAVDLRDGNQALIDPMDAERKLTMFQLLVRMGFKEIEVGFPSASQTDFDFCRQLIDGGHIPDDVTIQVLTQSRDHLVERTFDAIRGAKQAIIHFYNSTSVLQRRVVFGSDQDGIVDIALQAARLCRKLEETVPETDVYYEYSPESYTGTELDFAVRICNEVIDVIDPTPDHKMIINLPATVEMATPNVYADSIEWMTRHLDRRESIVVSLHPHNDRGEGVAAAELGYLAGADRIEGCLFGNGERTGNVDLVTLGMNLFSQGIDPQMDLTDMDEIRRTVEHCNQLPVHPRHPWGGDLVYTAFSGSHQDAIKKGFEDMERRAKAAGTSIDDIDWGVPYLPIDPHDIGRSYEAVVRVNSQSGKGGVSYLLKSEIGLDLPRRLQVEFSQVVQRKTDTDGGEVSASELWRVFSDEYLHGEGPAEPWGRITPVRSTLIGTENGGQDEIEAVVRDGGQEITLRGRGNGPIDAFTAALADIGIDVRVLDYAEHALSAGGDARAAAYVECAIGDRVLWGVGLHESIVKASMRAILSAVNRAERDAALEETSAG, encoded by the coding sequence ATGATGCACCCCCAGCAGGCCAGCGCGATGCCGGTCGGCAAGTACGTCCCCTTCCAGGACCAGATCAGCGTCGAGCTGCCGGACCGCACCTGGCCCGACCAGGTCATGACCGCCGCGCCGCGCTGGTGCGCCGTCGACCTGCGTGACGGCAACCAGGCGCTCATCGACCCGATGGACGCCGAGCGCAAGCTGACGATGTTCCAGCTGCTCGTCCGGATGGGCTTCAAGGAGATCGAGGTCGGCTTCCCGAGCGCCAGCCAGACCGACTTCGACTTCTGCCGCCAGCTCATCGACGGCGGGCACATCCCCGACGACGTCACCATCCAGGTGCTCACCCAGTCCCGCGACCACCTGGTCGAGCGCACCTTCGACGCCATCCGGGGCGCCAAGCAGGCGATCATCCACTTCTACAACTCCACCTCGGTGCTGCAGCGGCGGGTCGTCTTCGGCTCCGACCAGGACGGCATCGTCGACATCGCGCTGCAGGCCGCTCGGCTGTGCCGCAAGCTCGAGGAGACCGTCCCCGAGACCGACGTCTACTACGAGTACAGCCCCGAGTCCTACACCGGGACCGAGCTCGACTTCGCCGTCCGGATCTGCAACGAGGTCATCGACGTCATCGACCCGACGCCGGACCACAAGATGATCATCAACCTGCCGGCGACGGTGGAGATGGCCACCCCCAACGTCTACGCCGACTCCATCGAGTGGATGACCCGTCATCTCGACCGGCGCGAGTCGATCGTCGTCTCGCTGCACCCGCACAACGACCGCGGCGAAGGGGTGGCCGCCGCCGAGCTCGGGTACCTGGCCGGTGCCGACCGGATCGAGGGGTGCCTCTTCGGCAACGGGGAGCGCACCGGCAACGTCGACCTGGTCACCCTCGGCATGAACCTCTTCAGCCAGGGCATCGACCCGCAGATGGACCTCACCGACATGGACGAGATCCGGCGCACCGTGGAGCACTGCAACCAGCTGCCGGTGCACCCCCGCCACCCGTGGGGCGGCGACCTCGTCTACACCGCCTTCTCCGGCTCCCACCAGGACGCCATCAAGAAGGGCTTCGAGGACATGGAGCGCCGCGCCAAGGCGGCCGGCACCAGCATCGACGACATCGACTGGGGGGTGCCCTACCTGCCCATCGACCCGCACGACATCGGCCGCAGCTACGAGGCCGTGGTCCGGGTCAACAGCCAGTCCGGCAAGGGCGGCGTCAGCTACCTGCTCAAGAGCGAGATCGGGCTCGACCTGCCGCGTCGGCTGCAGGTCGAGTTCTCCCAGGTGGTCCAGCGCAAGACCGACACCGACGGTGGCGAGGTCAGCGCGAGCGAGCTGTGGCGGGTCTTCAGCGACGAGTACCTGCACGGCGAGGGCCCGGCCGAGCCGTGGGGCCGGATCACCCCGGTGCGCTCGACCCTGATCGGCACCGAGAACGGCGGCCAGGACGAGATCGAGGCCGTGGTGCGTGACGGCGGCCAGGAGATCACCCTCCGCGGCCGCGGCAACGGTCCGATCGACGCCTTCACCGCGGCCCTGGCCGACATCGGCATCGACGTGCGGGTGCTCGACTACGCCGAGCATGCCCTGTCCGCCGGTGGCGACGCCCGCGCCGCCGCCTACGTGGAGTGCGCCATCGGCGACCGGGTGCTGTGGGGCGTGGGGCTGCACGAGTCCATCGTCAAGGCCTCGATGCGGGCGATCCTCTCCGCGGTCAACCGCGCCGAGCGCGACGCGGCCCTCGAGGAGACCAGCGCCGGCTGA
- the recO gene encoding DNA repair protein RecO: MPLYRDVGIVLRTHKLGEADRIITVLTRERGKIRTVAKGVRRTTSRFGARLEPGMHVDLQCYEGRNLDTVTQAVGLDAWGDVAARDYTRWTAAAAILETADRLTEEHEPARQHYLLLAGALRSLAGDAHDGGLILDAYLLRALAVAGWAPSFHDCARCGDPGPHRAFHVASGGALCPSCRIPGSAAPAPATMSLLAALLAGDWAVADASDPRHRREGSGLVAAFLQWHLERGVLSLRHVDRSVQPRPTSPGPAPLDPLDPQARVPSTEQGSAPATPTTLRGIG, translated from the coding sequence GTGCCCCTCTACCGCGACGTCGGCATCGTGCTGCGCACCCACAAGCTGGGTGAGGCCGACCGGATCATCACCGTGCTCACCCGTGAGCGCGGCAAGATCCGCACCGTGGCGAAGGGGGTGCGCCGCACCACCTCCCGCTTCGGCGCCCGCCTGGAGCCGGGCATGCACGTCGACCTGCAGTGCTACGAGGGGCGCAACCTCGACACCGTCACCCAGGCGGTCGGGCTGGACGCCTGGGGCGACGTCGCCGCCCGCGACTACACCCGGTGGACCGCCGCCGCCGCCATCCTCGAGACGGCCGACCGGCTCACCGAGGAGCACGAGCCGGCCCGCCAGCACTACCTGCTGCTGGCCGGCGCGCTGCGCTCGCTGGCCGGCGACGCGCACGACGGCGGCCTCATCCTCGACGCCTACCTGCTGCGGGCGCTGGCCGTGGCCGGCTGGGCGCCGAGCTTCCACGACTGCGCCCGGTGCGGCGACCCGGGGCCGCACCGCGCCTTCCACGTGGCGTCCGGCGGAGCGCTCTGCCCCTCCTGCCGGATCCCCGGATCGGCGGCCCCGGCGCCGGCCACGATGTCCCTGCTCGCGGCGCTGCTCGCCGGGGACTGGGCCGTCGCCGACGCCTCCGATCCCCGTCACCGGCGCGAGGGCAGCGGCCTGGTGGCGGCCTTCCTGCAGTGGCACCTGGAGCGCGGCGTCCTCTCGCTGCGGCACGTGGACCGCTCCGTGCAGCCGCGGCCGACCAGCCCCGGCCCGGCACCGCTCGACCCGCTCGACCCGCAGGCGCGCGTGCCCAGTACCGAGCAGGGATCTGCACCGGCCACCCCGACCACGCTGCGAGGCATCGGATGA
- a CDS encoding HNH endonuclease signature motif containing protein: MTTTTDRLATEGVGPRAAAGSGSGAGSGTGVLAAVSAAVESLAAGDASRCWQLFDGDVTGALGLVGTARQLLEAVEVALVREGVTRGLPDEAGRSPHDWVTLSEGVRAPQPDPREVARVLRVAGAGRRGVRPAVESVVEAFAAGDFSLASADQLVRFEGEVAPVADPEMLDADLRILLEAARDDRPGHDGGERRAGLTGRQLRAAIVRTGRMLRPERDLESEERQARAARGLYKSSGPAGLSTYRLVLDPEGAAIVDAAVAALSAPVPDADGAPDERTAAHRRADALLDVVGRGVSASTSEPGGPRTQLMVTLPWSTLREEIDQAGAAGGFGGGGSTRCPTQQGCGAGTTATGDVLSPGVVRRLACDADVVPVVLGGPGEVLELGRARRLFSVGQRRAIWLRDQGCTYPGCTIPAQWCDAHHVRWWSRGGATDVANAALLCQRHHTRVHQRDLTATVTSTGVTWHV, encoded by the coding sequence ATGACGACGACGACCGATCGGCTGGCTACCGAAGGGGTGGGCCCCCGGGCAGCCGCGGGCTCGGGCTCCGGAGCGGGCTCGGGCACGGGGGTGCTCGCCGCCGTGAGCGCTGCGGTCGAGTCCCTGGCCGCCGGTGATGCCTCGCGGTGCTGGCAGCTCTTCGACGGGGACGTGACCGGGGCGTTGGGTCTGGTCGGTACCGCCCGGCAGCTGCTCGAGGCGGTCGAGGTGGCGCTGGTGCGCGAAGGGGTGACCCGTGGCCTCCCCGACGAGGCCGGTCGCAGCCCGCACGACTGGGTGACGCTGTCCGAGGGCGTCCGCGCCCCGCAGCCCGACCCCAGGGAGGTGGCCCGGGTCCTGCGGGTCGCCGGGGCGGGACGGCGAGGCGTGCGCCCGGCGGTGGAGTCCGTGGTCGAGGCGTTCGCCGCTGGAGACTTCTCCCTGGCGAGCGCCGACCAGCTGGTCCGGTTCGAGGGCGAGGTGGCGCCGGTGGCCGACCCGGAGATGCTCGACGCCGATCTGCGGATCCTGCTGGAGGCGGCGCGGGACGACCGGCCCGGGCACGACGGCGGCGAGCGGCGAGCCGGGCTCACGGGTCGGCAGCTGCGGGCGGCGATCGTCCGGACCGGCCGGATGCTGCGTCCCGAGCGCGACCTGGAGTCCGAGGAGCGTCAGGCGAGAGCGGCGCGAGGGCTCTACAAGAGCAGCGGGCCAGCCGGGCTGAGCACCTACCGGCTCGTGCTCGACCCCGAGGGCGCCGCGATCGTCGATGCCGCCGTCGCGGCCCTGTCCGCGCCGGTCCCGGACGCGGACGGCGCGCCGGACGAGCGCACCGCGGCTCACCGGCGGGCGGACGCGCTGCTGGACGTGGTGGGCCGAGGCGTCAGTGCATCGACCAGCGAGCCGGGAGGCCCGCGAACCCAGCTCATGGTGACGCTCCCGTGGAGCACGCTGCGCGAGGAGATCGACCAGGCCGGTGCGGCCGGAGGTTTCGGCGGCGGTGGGTCGACCCGCTGCCCCACCCAGCAGGGGTGCGGTGCCGGAACGACCGCCACGGGAGACGTGCTCTCGCCGGGGGTGGTACGACGGCTGGCCTGCGACGCCGACGTCGTGCCGGTGGTGCTCGGCGGCCCCGGCGAGGTGCTCGAGCTCGGGAGGGCCAGACGGCTCTTCTCGGTCGGGCAACGACGGGCGATCTGGCTTCGCGACCAGGGCTGCACCTACCCGGGGTGCACGATCCCGGCGCAGTGGTGCGACGCCCACCACGTCCGATGGTGGTCCAGGGGAGGGGCCACCGACGTCGCCAACGCCGCGCTCCTGTGCCAGCGACATCACACCCGGGTCCATCAGCGCGACCTCACCGCCACCGTCACCTCGACCGGCGTGACCTGGCACGTGTAG
- the ybeY gene encoding rRNA maturation RNase YbeY, which produces MSIELLDEADHDLAPDQLDELVGISRYVLEQMRVHPQAELCLRLVDEPTMAVLHEQWMDLPGPTDVMSFPMDELRPGRDGQEPVEGVLGDIVLCPSVATAQAATAGHAPIEEMLLLTTHGILHLLGFDHAEPEEEREMFELQRQLMLTYLAGRGREAAKG; this is translated from the coding sequence ATGAGCATCGAGCTGCTCGACGAGGCCGACCACGACCTCGCCCCGGACCAGCTCGACGAGCTCGTCGGGATCTCCCGCTACGTCCTGGAGCAGATGCGGGTGCACCCGCAGGCCGAGCTCTGCCTGCGCCTGGTCGACGAGCCGACGATGGCGGTGCTGCACGAGCAGTGGATGGACCTGCCCGGCCCGACCGACGTCATGAGCTTCCCGATGGACGAGCTGCGGCCCGGGCGCGACGGGCAGGAACCGGTCGAAGGGGTCCTCGGTGACATCGTGCTCTGCCCCAGCGTGGCCACCGCCCAGGCGGCCACCGCCGGGCACGCCCCGATCGAGGAGATGCTGCTGCTCACCACCCACGGCATCCTGCACCTGCTCGGCTTCGACCACGCCGAGCCGGAGGAGGAGCGCGAGATGTTCGAGCTGCAGCGCCAGCTGATGCTGACCTACCTGGCCGGCCGCGGCCGGGAGGCGGCGAAGGGGTGA
- the era gene encoding GTPase Era has product MSQQPQDQGPGQEWRAGFACIVGRPNAGKSTLTNALVGEKVAITSSKPQTTRHAIRGIVTRDHEQLVLVDTPGLHKPRTLLGERLNDLVRETLLEVDVIGFCLPADQRIGPGDSFIAAELVELQRAKKVPVVAIATKIDAVDRQRVAEHLIAIDQLGDWADIVPCSAVEGRQVEDVRRVLSGYLPPSPSPLYPPDALTDESDEKTIAELVREAALEGVRDELPHSLAVAVEEVVPREDRPEDDPMLDVRVTVYVERESQKAIVIGRGGSRLREVGTTARTGIERVLGQRVYLDLHVKVAKDWQRDPKQLQRLGF; this is encoded by the coding sequence ATGAGCCAGCAGCCGCAGGACCAGGGCCCGGGGCAGGAGTGGCGGGCAGGGTTCGCCTGCATCGTCGGCCGGCCCAACGCCGGCAAGTCCACGCTGACCAACGCCCTCGTGGGGGAGAAGGTGGCGATCACCTCCAGCAAGCCGCAGACCACCCGGCACGCCATCCGTGGGATCGTCACCCGGGACCACGAGCAGCTCGTGCTCGTCGACACCCCCGGGCTGCACAAGCCGCGCACCCTGCTCGGGGAGCGGCTCAACGACCTCGTCCGCGAGACCCTGCTCGAGGTCGACGTCATCGGCTTCTGCCTGCCCGCCGACCAGCGGATCGGCCCGGGCGACAGCTTCATCGCCGCCGAGCTGGTCGAGCTGCAGCGCGCCAAGAAGGTCCCGGTCGTGGCGATCGCCACCAAGATCGACGCCGTCGACCGGCAGCGGGTCGCCGAGCACCTCATCGCCATCGACCAGCTGGGCGACTGGGCCGACATCGTGCCCTGCTCGGCCGTCGAGGGCCGGCAGGTCGAGGACGTGCGCCGGGTGCTCTCGGGATATCTCCCGCCGTCGCCGTCGCCGCTCTACCCGCCGGACGCGCTCACCGACGAGAGCGACGAGAAGACCATCGCCGAGCTGGTCCGCGAGGCCGCGCTCGAAGGGGTGCGCGACGAGCTGCCGCACAGCCTCGCGGTCGCCGTCGAGGAGGTCGTGCCCCGCGAGGACCGCCCCGAGGACGACCCCATGCTCGACGTCCGGGTGACGGTCTACGTCGAGCGGGAGAGCCAGAAGGCGATCGTCATCGGCCGCGGCGGCTCGCGGCTGCGCGAGGTGGGCACCACCGCCCGTACCGGGATCGAGCGGGTGCTCGGCCAGCGGGTCTATCTCGACCTGCACGTCAAGGTCGCCAAGGACTGGCAGCGCGACCCGAAGCAGCTGCAGCGGCTGGGTTTCTGA
- a CDS encoding BCCT family transporter, with amino-acid sequence MTQQKNPDPEVGDIPPAATENEPPPLPASALTDKAIAAPRVFWPSAALLVIFVAVALIWPEQMDEYLGNVMDTVVGDLGWFFVITVTGMVFFSIWLMFSRVGDIVLGAPDEDPEFSLPSWFSMLFAAGMGIGLVFWGVAEPLNHFAAPPPGTGEATADRARAAMDTTFLHWGLHAWAIYVVVGLSVAYAVHRKNRPISIRWALEPIFGDRVKGWIGDVVDVLAIVGTIFGVATSLGLGVSQVGAGLGHLGVADVDPESGSVSTTLLVVLIIVITACATLSVVTGVEKGIRFLSNANMSLAALMLLFVLLAGPTFFLLSDFVQQIGSYLQNFLSLSFRTFAFNGDEGEAFLSGWTTFYWGWWISWSPFVGVFIARISRGRTVREFVTGVLLVPTLVGLLWFSVFGGSGIYREMFGEGGLIDGEGAVSTDLALFQMLDGLPASEIMSVVAIILVIVFFVTSSDSGSFVVDMIASGGDPNPPIWSRVMWASLEGGIAAALIIVGGASGSGLSALQTMSILVAVPFVFVMILMAVSTGKQLLAEHELLVHGRQRRFRKSIVDEVKEELSDVRHPQKRR; translated from the coding sequence GTGACTCAGCAGAAGAACCCAGATCCCGAGGTCGGGGACATCCCCCCGGCTGCCACCGAGAACGAACCTCCTCCGCTGCCGGCCAGCGCCCTGACCGACAAGGCCATCGCGGCCCCTCGGGTCTTCTGGCCCTCGGCCGCGCTGCTCGTCATCTTCGTCGCCGTGGCGCTCATCTGGCCCGAGCAGATGGACGAGTACCTCGGCAACGTCATGGACACCGTCGTCGGTGACCTCGGCTGGTTCTTCGTCATCACCGTCACGGGGATGGTCTTCTTCTCGATCTGGCTGATGTTCTCCCGCGTCGGCGACATCGTCCTCGGCGCGCCGGACGAGGACCCGGAGTTCTCGCTGCCGTCGTGGTTCTCGATGCTCTTCGCCGCCGGCATGGGCATCGGCCTCGTCTTCTGGGGCGTCGCCGAGCCGCTGAACCACTTCGCCGCGCCGCCGCCCGGCACCGGCGAGGCAACCGCGGACCGCGCCCGCGCCGCGATGGACACCACCTTCCTGCACTGGGGTCTGCACGCCTGGGCGATCTACGTCGTCGTCGGCCTGTCCGTGGCCTACGCGGTGCACCGCAAGAACCGCCCGATCTCGATCCGCTGGGCCCTGGAGCCGATCTTCGGCGACCGGGTCAAGGGCTGGATCGGTGACGTCGTCGACGTGCTCGCCATCGTCGGCACGATCTTCGGCGTGGCCACCTCGCTCGGCCTGGGCGTCTCCCAGGTCGGGGCCGGCCTCGGGCACCTCGGCGTCGCCGATGTCGACCCCGAGAGCGGCAGCGTCTCGACCACGCTGCTGGTCGTCCTCATCATCGTCATCACCGCCTGCGCCACGCTGTCCGTGGTCACCGGCGTGGAGAAGGGCATCCGCTTCCTCTCCAACGCGAACATGAGCCTGGCCGCGCTGATGCTGCTCTTCGTCCTGCTCGCCGGGCCGACGTTCTTCCTGCTGAGCGACTTCGTCCAGCAGATCGGCTCGTACCTGCAGAACTTCCTCAGCCTGAGCTTCCGCACGTTCGCCTTCAACGGTGACGAGGGCGAGGCCTTCCTGTCCGGCTGGACGACCTTCTACTGGGGCTGGTGGATCAGCTGGTCGCCCTTCGTCGGCGTCTTCATCGCCCGTATCTCCCGCGGTCGCACCGTCCGTGAGTTCGTCACCGGCGTGCTGCTCGTGCCGACCCTGGTGGGCCTGCTGTGGTTCTCCGTCTTCGGCGGCTCGGGCATCTACCGCGAGATGTTCGGCGAGGGTGGCCTGATCGACGGCGAGGGCGCGGTCTCGACCGACCTGGCGCTCTTCCAGATGCTCGACGGCCTGCCGGCCTCCGAGATCATGAGCGTCGTGGCGATCATCCTGGTCATCGTCTTCTTCGTGACCAGCTCGGACTCCGGTTCCTTCGTGGTCGACATGATCGCCTCTGGCGGTGACCCGAACCCGCCGATCTGGAGCCGCGTCATGTGGGCCAGCCTGGAGGGTGGCATCGCGGCCGCGCTGATCATCGTCGGTGGAGCCTCCGGATCCGGACTGTCTGCGCTGCAGACGATGTCGATCCTCGTGGCGGTGCCCTTCGTCTTCGTCATGATCCTCATGGCGGTCTCGACGGGCAAGCAGCTGCTCGCCGAGCACGAGCTGCTCGTGCACGGCCGGCAGCGGCGCTTCCGCAAGTCGATCGTCGACGAGGTCAAGGAGGAGCTCAGCGACGTGCGGCACCCGCAGAAGCGTCGCTGA